In a single window of the Terriglobus roseus genome:
- a CDS encoding DUF6982 domain-containing protein has product MEEQSKIVIKLPEGMVKGYLTEDSLRSLHTPSAHPETVMVKLAENGTEKEITLQDAKGIFFVKDFNGNVDHSDLRFHDGASPAGFLWVRLTFLDGEILEGMVKNSCKFVVAQGIWITPTDPTGNNLLIYATKSHLRHFEILGLRQKSQRRDA; this is encoded by the coding sequence ATGGAAGAGCAGAGCAAGATAGTTATCAAACTTCCGGAGGGTATGGTCAAAGGCTATTTGACTGAAGATTCCCTGCGGAGTCTCCATACCCCCTCGGCTCATCCCGAGACCGTGATGGTCAAGCTGGCCGAAAACGGAACCGAGAAGGAGATCACGCTGCAGGATGCCAAAGGCATCTTCTTTGTGAAGGACTTCAACGGCAACGTCGATCATTCTGATCTTCGCTTTCACGATGGAGCGTCACCCGCAGGGTTTCTCTGGGTTCGGCTTACCTTCCTGGACGGCGAGATCCTGGAAGGCATGGTCAAGAACTCCTGCAAGTTTGTCGTCGCGCAGGGCATCTGGATCACGCCGACCGATCCCACAGGGAACAACCTGCTGATCTACGCGACCAAGTCGCACCTTCGCCACTTCGAGATACTGGGACTTCGGCAGAAGTCGCAACGCAGGGACGCTTAG